The proteins below are encoded in one region of Microbacterium pygmaeum:
- a CDS encoding GNAT family N-acetyltransferase → MAHIDLHPLEDDDLDAVFEMMRDRDAVQAAAFTASDPDDRDAFEAWIARQRSAPDVACLVVTENGGFAGTIAAFTVEGDREVSYWIAKHAWGRGIATEALRLLIAREAERPLFARVATHNAASRAVLAKVGFTEVSRDVDFAPGVGREVEEIVMTLVPMLE, encoded by the coding sequence GTGGCCCACATCGATCTGCACCCGCTCGAGGATGACGACCTCGATGCCGTCTTCGAGATGATGCGCGACCGCGACGCCGTTCAGGCGGCGGCGTTCACGGCCAGCGACCCCGACGACCGGGATGCGTTCGAGGCGTGGATCGCGCGGCAGCGCTCAGCGCCGGATGTGGCCTGCCTCGTCGTCACCGAGAACGGCGGCTTCGCCGGCACCATCGCCGCGTTCACCGTCGAGGGCGACCGCGAGGTGAGCTACTGGATCGCCAAGCATGCCTGGGGCCGGGGTATCGCGACCGAGGCGCTGCGGCTGCTGATCGCGCGCGAGGCCGAGCGACCGCTGTTCGCACGCGTGGCAACGCACAACGCGGCATCCCGTGCCGTGCTCGCCAAAGTGGGGTTCACCGAGGTTTCGCGCGATGTCGATTTCGCCCCCGGCGTGGGCCGCGAGGTCGAGGAGATCGTGATGACCCTCGTCCCGATGCTCGAGTAG
- a CDS encoding FhaA domain-containing protein — MGLLDSFEKGLERAVNSAFAKTFRSGIQPVEIASALRSELDKKAVVVTRDRILVPNSFTVRLSPADDERMRTLGTTLGEELDTLVHKHAKSQGYSFAGPVSIALERDDQLSTGTLRVDSATAEGRVAWRGVVDVEGKRHPLLKSRTVIGRGSDADITISDAGTSRKHVEILWDGERAMVRDLQSTNGTLLNGRKVTEAALAPDSTVTIGRTDIVFRVVAQAAPPKPQLPADATRAYDLRDGGPLR; from the coding sequence GTGGGACTACTTGACAGCTTCGAGAAGGGTCTCGAGCGCGCCGTCAACAGCGCGTTCGCGAAGACCTTCCGCAGCGGTATCCAGCCCGTCGAGATCGCCTCCGCTCTGCGCAGCGAGCTCGACAAGAAGGCCGTCGTCGTCACGCGCGACCGCATCCTGGTTCCGAACTCCTTCACCGTGCGGCTCTCGCCCGCCGATGACGAGCGCATGCGCACGCTGGGCACCACGCTGGGCGAAGAGCTCGACACCCTCGTGCACAAGCACGCCAAGTCGCAGGGCTACAGCTTCGCCGGACCCGTCTCGATCGCGCTCGAGCGCGACGACCAACTCTCCACCGGCACGCTCCGGGTGGACTCGGCGACCGCCGAAGGCCGGGTCGCCTGGCGCGGCGTCGTCGATGTGGAGGGCAAGCGGCATCCGCTCCTGAAGTCCCGCACGGTCATCGGCCGCGGCAGCGACGCCGACATCACGATCTCCGACGCCGGCACGAGCCGCAAGCACGTCGAGATCCTCTGGGACGGCGAGCGAGCGATGGTCCGGGATCTGCAGTCCACCAATGGCACGCTCCTGAACGGCCGGAAGGTCACCGAGGCCGCGCTCGCGCCGGATTCCACCGTGACGATCGGCCGCACCGACATCGTCTTCCGGGTCGTGGCGCAGGCGGCACCGCCGAAGCCGCAGCTGCCCGCTGACGCCACGCGCGCCTACGATCTGCGGGACGGGGGTCCGCTCCGGTGA
- a CDS encoding FHA domain-containing protein FhaB/FipA gives MSELTLLLLRIGFLVLLWFFVFAVVYSLRADLFGVKVRRMPDAGPAPAALGSAGASAAAGPRASATAPVTPTAARPSAATGGPATTDAVSRIVITSGPKAGLELPLGTEPLTIGRSSESGLVIRDDYTSSHHARLVLWGEQWMIQDLDSTNGTWHNGVRVSAPVPVVTGAPIKVGATTFELRK, from the coding sequence GTGAGCGAACTGACCCTTCTGCTGCTGCGCATCGGGTTCCTCGTGCTGCTGTGGTTCTTCGTCTTCGCGGTCGTCTACTCCCTGCGCGCCGATCTGTTCGGCGTCAAGGTGCGACGCATGCCCGACGCCGGCCCCGCACCGGCGGCCCTCGGCTCGGCCGGGGCGTCGGCCGCCGCTGGCCCGCGCGCCTCCGCCACCGCGCCCGTCACCCCGACCGCCGCGCGGCCATCCGCCGCCACCGGCGGCCCCGCGACGACGGATGCGGTGTCGCGCATCGTGATCACCAGCGGCCCGAAGGCCGGTCTCGAGCTGCCGCTGGGCACCGAACCCCTGACGATCGGACGCTCCAGCGAGTCGGGGCTCGTCATCCGCGACGACTACACCTCCAGCCACCACGCCCGCCTGGTGCTGTGGGGAGAGCAGTGGATGATCCAGGATCTGGATTCCACGAACGGCACCTGGCACAACGGCGTCCGCGTGAGCGCGCCCGTCCCGGTCGTCACCGGCGCCCCGATCAAGGTCGGCGCCACGACCTTCGAGCTGCGGAAGTAG
- a CDS encoding PP2C family protein-serine/threonine phosphatase, producing the protein MVFQGSSTAISHTGKVRSNNQDSGYAGSNLFAVADGMGGHAGGDVASSLAIMRLERLDHPFDSTSAAERELQAAIADAATELIDTVHVKPELAGMGTTVSAMVMVDDYAVIAHIGDSRIYLYRDGALTQITTDHTFVQRLVDSGRITPEEARYHPRRSVLMRVLGDMDPNPELDTFIMPTQDGDRWLLCSDGLSGVVDDPHTAKALGLGLAPGRTADILLKQALDGGAPDNVTIVLVDVGGQHPLFSGTPTIVGSASNPTGIEVPAARSGRSGWLHPNRQAANEPTHFEPAAEFLEELIEEDRRRAKRRRIGWIVGLVVVLALIAALLFAAYSWTQTRYFVGADDDTVVIFQGIQQNIGPISLSTPHEDTEILLADLPSFSRATVERTISARSLADAEAIVVRLRDAAEANG; encoded by the coding sequence ATGGTCTTCCAGGGCTCGAGCACCGCCATCTCCCATACCGGGAAGGTGCGCTCCAACAATCAGGATTCCGGCTACGCCGGCTCGAACCTGTTCGCGGTGGCCGACGGCATGGGCGGGCACGCCGGCGGCGATGTCGCCTCGAGCCTGGCGATCATGCGCCTGGAGCGCCTGGATCACCCGTTCGATTCGACCTCGGCTGCCGAGCGGGAGCTTCAGGCGGCGATCGCGGATGCCGCGACCGAGCTGATCGACACGGTGCACGTCAAGCCGGAGCTGGCCGGAATGGGCACCACCGTGAGCGCGATGGTGATGGTCGACGACTACGCCGTGATCGCGCACATCGGCGACTCCCGTATCTACCTGTACCGCGACGGTGCGCTCACCCAGATCACGACCGATCACACGTTCGTCCAGCGGCTCGTCGATTCCGGCCGCATCACACCGGAGGAGGCGCGGTACCACCCGCGGCGCTCGGTGCTCATGCGCGTGCTCGGCGACATGGATCCCAACCCCGAGCTGGACACCTTCATCATGCCGACGCAGGACGGCGACCGGTGGCTGCTGTGCTCCGACGGACTGTCGGGCGTGGTCGATGATCCGCACACCGCGAAGGCGCTCGGGCTCGGATTGGCCCCAGGACGCACCGCCGACATCCTTCTGAAGCAGGCGTTGGACGGCGGCGCCCCGGACAACGTCACCATCGTCCTGGTGGACGTCGGAGGGCAGCATCCGCTCTTCTCTGGAACACCCACGATCGTGGGCTCGGCGTCCAACCCGACCGGCATCGAGGTGCCGGCGGCGCGCTCCGGGCGCAGCGGATGGCTGCACCCGAACCGTCAGGCGGCGAACGAGCCGACGCATTTCGAGCCGGCGGCCGAGTTCCTCGAAGAGCTCATCGAGGAGGACCGGCGTCGGGCCAAGCGGCGCCGGATCGGCTGGATCGTGGGTCTGGTGGTGGTGCTGGCGCTCATCGCCGCACTGCTGTTCGCCGCCTACAGCTGGACGCAGACGCGCTACTTCGTGGGCGCCGACGACGACACCGTCGTGATCTTCCAGGGCATCCAGCAGAACATCGGGCCGATCTCGCTGTCCACTCCGCACGAGGACACCGAGATCCTCCTGGCCGATCTGCCCTCCTTCAGCAGGGCGACGGTGGAGCGGACGATCTCGGCGCGCTCACTCGCGGACGCCGAGGCGATCGTCGTGCGCCTGCGTGATGCGGCGGAGGCGAACGGATGA
- a CDS encoding FtsW/RodA/SpoVE family cell cycle protein, whose protein sequence is MTAAPNTTKPSGQDSPSTDTAVLRALRRIRVPQTQRNRELFLLIFAFLVNGSAIALVQLGTMGAIDAAFLFYCGALIVLVLAMHIVLRLFARDADPFVLPIATILTGLGIAMIYRIDIAVELGGWDAYSTKQLAWAAIAIVGAIAIVILLRNYRVLFRYTYIFGLAGIVLLILPIIPGLGTDANADVWVSLGFFSFQPGELAKISLAIFFAGYLVRTRESLTAVGTRFLGMTWPRARELGPLLVIWLISLGIIVLQRDLGTGLLIFGMFVAMLYVATGKTSWVIIGVVLAAAGAFLASRVLPYVGGRFSNWLDAFNPEVIDRAGGSYQLVQGIFGLAQGGLVGTGLGQGRPYITPLSQSDYILASLGEELGLIGVFAILCLYMVFTSRGIRIGLAGQDDFGKLLATGLSFTIALQVFIMVGGVTRIIPLTGLTTPFLAAGGSSLVANWLIVALLLRISDAVRSRPRVVIG, encoded by the coding sequence ATGACCGCGGCGCCGAACACCACGAAGCCGTCCGGACAGGACTCGCCCTCGACCGATACGGCGGTGCTGCGGGCGCTGCGGCGCATCCGCGTTCCGCAGACCCAGCGCAACCGCGAGCTTTTCCTGCTGATCTTCGCGTTCCTGGTCAACGGCTCGGCGATCGCCCTCGTCCAGCTGGGCACGATGGGCGCGATCGACGCGGCATTCCTCTTCTACTGCGGCGCGCTGATCGTGCTGGTGCTGGCGATGCACATCGTGCTGCGCCTCTTCGCGCGGGACGCGGATCCATTCGTCCTGCCGATCGCCACGATCCTGACCGGTCTCGGCATCGCGATGATCTACCGCATCGACATCGCCGTCGAGCTGGGCGGCTGGGACGCCTATTCGACCAAGCAGCTCGCCTGGGCGGCGATCGCCATCGTCGGGGCCATCGCGATCGTGATCCTGCTGCGAAACTACCGCGTGCTGTTCCGCTACACCTACATCTTCGGGCTCGCCGGCATCGTGCTGCTGATCCTGCCGATCATCCCCGGTCTCGGCACCGACGCCAACGCAGACGTCTGGGTGTCGCTGGGCTTCTTCTCGTTCCAGCCGGGAGAGCTGGCCAAGATCTCCCTGGCCATCTTCTTCGCCGGCTACCTGGTGCGCACCCGGGAAAGCCTGACCGCGGTCGGGACCCGCTTCCTCGGGATGACGTGGCCCCGCGCGCGCGAGCTCGGTCCGCTGCTGGTGATCTGGCTCATCTCGCTCGGCATCATCGTGCTGCAGCGCGACCTCGGCACCGGGCTGTTGATCTTCGGCATGTTCGTCGCGATGCTCTACGTCGCGACGGGCAAGACCAGCTGGGTCATCATCGGCGTCGTGCTCGCGGCCGCGGGCGCGTTCCTGGCCTCCAGGGTGCTGCCCTACGTCGGCGGCAGGTTCTCGAACTGGCTCGACGCCTTCAACCCGGAGGTCATCGATCGCGCGGGCGGCAGCTATCAGCTCGTGCAGGGCATCTTCGGCCTGGCCCAGGGCGGGCTCGTGGGCACCGGCCTCGGCCAGGGCCGGCCGTACATCACGCCGCTGTCGCAGAGCGACTACATCCTCGCCAGCCTCGGCGAGGAGCTCGGCCTGATCGGCGTCTTCGCGATCCTCTGCCTCTACATGGTCTTCACCAGCCGCGGCATCCGCATCGGACTGGCCGGCCAGGACGACTTCGGCAAGCTGCTGGCGACCGGGCTCTCCTTCACGATCGCGCTGCAGGTGTTCATCATGGTCGGCGGCGTGACCAGGATCATCCCCCTCACCGGACTGACGACCCCCTTCCTCGCCGCCGGCGGTTCATCGCTGGTCGCCAACTGGCTGATCGTCGCGCTGCTGCTGAGAATCTCGGATGCCGTCCGCAGCCGTCCTCGGGTGGTGATCGGCTAG
- a CDS encoding peptidoglycan D,D-transpeptidase FtsI family protein, translating to MTKELRRLSILMLLMFVALFASTSVIQVVQAESLASNSRNTRALYDSYEVQRGSIIASGAAIASSIPSDDVFSWQRIYVDADMWAPVTGYINPALGSSTGIEQAMNQALSGTAGSQFLTRVERILTGQPPRGSNVELTLDADIQRAAYDALGDLQGAVIAIEPATGRILAMVTSPSYDTNALASHDTDAVNSAYDLLDADPTHPLFNRAIAGDLNPPGSTFKLVVASAALASGDYTPLSSLPNPAVYQLPQSTNVVYNASGGACGGGDTVTIADALRLSCNIPFAELAVQLGDDVIRQEAEKYGFNSAFTMPLVSTASSYPRGLDDPQTALSGFGQGRVTATPLQMAMVSAGIANGGMVMNPRMVDQVIAPDLSVQQTFEDTEYGRALDADIAAELVSMMVANVSDGAASGARMDGVEVGGKTGTAENGDDQPYTLWFTGFAPAVNPEVAVAVVVEDGGGQGQSGSGNTIAAPIAKKVMEAVLGK from the coding sequence ATGACCAAAGAACTCAGACGCCTCAGCATCCTGATGCTGCTCATGTTCGTCGCGCTGTTCGCCTCGACGAGCGTGATCCAGGTCGTGCAGGCGGAGAGCCTCGCCTCGAACTCCCGCAACACGCGCGCGCTGTACGACTCCTACGAGGTCCAGCGCGGGTCGATCATCGCCAGCGGCGCTGCGATCGCGAGCTCGATCCCCTCCGACGACGTCTTCAGCTGGCAGCGCATCTACGTCGATGCGGACATGTGGGCGCCGGTGACCGGGTACATCAATCCGGCGCTGGGTTCGTCCACCGGCATCGAGCAGGCCATGAACCAGGCTCTCAGCGGCACGGCGGGCTCGCAGTTCCTGACTCGCGTCGAGCGGATCCTGACCGGGCAGCCGCCGCGTGGATCGAACGTGGAGCTCACCCTTGACGCCGACATCCAGCGGGCGGCCTACGACGCGCTCGGTGACCTGCAGGGCGCGGTGATCGCGATCGAGCCGGCGACCGGTCGCATCCTGGCGATGGTCACGAGCCCGAGCTACGACACGAACGCGCTCGCCTCGCACGACACCGATGCGGTCAATTCCGCCTACGACCTGCTGGACGCCGATCCGACGCATCCACTGTTCAACCGTGCGATCGCCGGCGACCTGAACCCGCCCGGTTCGACCTTCAAGCTCGTCGTCGCCTCGGCGGCGCTCGCCTCGGGCGACTACACGCCCTTGTCGAGCCTCCCGAACCCCGCCGTGTACCAGCTGCCGCAGTCGACGAACGTCGTCTACAACGCCAGCGGCGGGGCCTGCGGCGGCGGCGACACCGTCACGATCGCCGATGCGCTGCGGCTGAGCTGCAACATCCCGTTCGCGGAACTGGCCGTGCAGCTCGGGGACGACGTGATCCGCCAGGAGGCGGAGAAGTACGGCTTCAACAGCGCGTTCACGATGCCGCTGGTCTCCACGGCCTCCAGCTACCCGCGCGGCCTGGATGACCCGCAGACCGCGCTCTCCGGCTTCGGCCAGGGCCGGGTCACGGCCACGCCGCTGCAGATGGCGATGGTCTCGGCGGGCATCGCCAACGGCGGCATGGTGATGAATCCCCGGATGGTGGATCAGGTGATCGCGCCCGACCTGTCGGTGCAGCAGACCTTCGAGGACACCGAGTACGGCCGCGCACTGGACGCGGACATCGCCGCGGAGCTGGTGAGCATGATGGTCGCCAATGTCAGTGACGGTGCAGCCTCGGGTGCAAGAATGGACGGGGTCGAGGTGGGTGGGAAGACCGGCACGGCAGAGAACGGAGATGACCAGCCGTACACACTGTGGTTCACCGGGTTCGCACCCGCAGTGAATCCTGAAGTGGCGGTGGCGGTCGTCGTCGAGGACGGCGGCGGTCAGGGTCAGTCGGGCAGCGGCAACACGATTGCGGCGCCCATCGCGAAGAAGGTCATGGAGGCGGTGCTGGGCAAATGA